CGCCGAAGGGCGGGTGGTGCTCTACGTCTCGCACCGCATGGAGGAGATTTTCGCCCTCAGCGACGCGATTACCGTGTTTAAGGATGGCCGCTACGTGCGCACCTTTACCGATATGGCCACCACCGACAACGACCAGCTGGTGCAGGCGATGGTCGGCCGCGACATCGGCGATATCTACGGCTACCGTCCGCGCCCGCACGGCGAGGTAAGGCTGCAGCTGGAGGCGGTGCAGGCGAAGGGCGTGCGCTGCCCGATCTCGTTCAGCGTGCGCGCCGGCGAGATCGTCGGCCTGTTTGGTCTGGTGGGTGCCGGGCGCAGCGAGCTGATGAAAGGCCTGTTCGGTGCCACCCGCCTGACGGGGGGCCAGCTGAAGCTGGACGGTGACAACGTCACGCTTCGCGAGCCGATTGAGGCGATCCGCGCCGGCATTATGCTCTGCCCGGAAGACCGCAAGGCGGACGGCATCATCCCGGTGCACTCGGTGCGCGACAACATCAACATCAGCGCGCGGCGCAACAACCTCACCGCCAGCGGGCTGATCGACAAACGCTGGGAAGCGCGCAACGCCGGTGAGCATATCAGGTCGCTGAAGATCCGTACCCCGTCGGCAGAGCAGCTGATTATGAACCTCTCCGGCGGCAACCAGCAGAAGGCGATCCTCGGCCGCTGGCTGTCGGAAGAGATGAAAGTGATCCTGCTCGACGAGCCGACGCGCGGCATCGACGTCGGCGCAAAAAACGAAATCTACCAGCTGATCTACGCGCTGGCCGAACGCGGCATTGCCGTGCTGTTTGCCTCCAGCGATCTGCCGGAAGTGATGGGGCTGGCCGACCGTATCCTGGTGATGCGCGAAGGTGAAATTGCCGGCGAACTGGCGCACGACGACGCCACCGAAGCCCTGACCCTCAGCCTTGCCATGCCTAAAACCGCCAAACCCGCCAGCCGGGTGGCCTGAATTCAGGAGTAAACTATGTCTGTAACCACGACCTCCGGCCCTGCGGCAGCGAAGCGTTTCAGCCTCGGACGCATCTGGGACAACTTTGGCATGCTGGTGGTGTTCGCCGCGCTGTTTCTGGCCTGCACGCTGTTTGTGCCTAATTTCGCCAGCCTGATCAATATGAAGGGGCTGGGGCTGGCGATCTCAATGTCCGGCATGGTCGCCTGCGGCATGCTGTTCTGCCTCGCCTCCGGCGACTTTGACCTGTCGGTGGCCTCGGTGATCGCCTGCGCGGGCGTCACCTGCGCGGTGGTGATCAACCTCAGCGAAAGCTTGTGGATCGGCGTGGGGGCCGGGCTGCTGCTCGGCGTTGCCTGCGGTTTTGTTAACGGCTTTGTCATCGCAAAGCTTAAAATTAATGCGCTGATCACCACCCTGGCGACCATGCAGATCGTGCGCGGTCTGGCCTATATTTTCTCCGACGGTAAGGCGGTGGGCATCGAAGACGAACGCTTCTTCGCCCTCGGCTACGCCAGCTGGCTGGGCGTACCGGCTCCGGTGTGGCTGACCATCATCACCCTGGCGCTGTTTGCCTTCCTGCTGAATAAAACCACCTTTGGCCGCAACACGCTGGCGATCGGCGGTAACGAAGAGGCGGCGCGGCTGGCCGGCGTGCCGGTGGTACGCACCCGCATTATCATCTTTATTCTCTCCGGACTGGTCTCCGCCGCGGCGGGCATTATCCTCGCCTCGCGCATGACCAGCGGCCAGCCGATGACCTCGCTGGGCTATGAGCTGATCGTTATCTCCGCCTGCGTGCTCGGCGGCGTGTCGCTGAAGGGTGGCATCGGTAAAATTTCCTACGTGATCGCCGGGGTACTGATCCTCGGCACCGTTGAAAACGCGATGAATTTACTCAATATCTCGCCGTTCTCACAGTACGTGGTGCGCGGTCTGATATTGTTAGCGGCGGTGGTCTTCGACCGCTACAAACAGAAAGCCAAACAGGCCTGATTAAGGAGGCGCTATGTATCATCGTCTGGCCCCGGTGGCGCAGTCCAACCCGCTGTTGCCCGGTTATCAGTTCGGTGCCTGGCTGGTAGCCGGACTGACGCCGATCGCCGCCGACGGGCCGCTCGACTTCTTTATCGACCGTCCGCACGGCATGAAGGGCTATATCCTTAACCTGACCATTAAGGGGCGCGGCCAGGTGTTTGACGGCGAAACCGAGTTTGACTGTGAGCCCGGCGATCTGCTGCTGTTCCAGCCGCAGACCCCGCACCTCTACGGCCGCTCGCCGGGCAGCGACGCCTGGCACCATCGCTGGGTCTACTTCCGCCCGCGCGCCTACTGGAACGACTGGCTGCAGTGGCAGGATAACGGCCAGGGCGTAGGCCGTCTGCGGCTGCCGGAGTCGCTGCGCGAGGAGTTTGACCGGCTTTTTGCCGGCATCGAGCAGACGCACAACTCCGGGCGGCGCTTTGCCGAAGAGCTGGCGATGAACCTGCTGGAGCGGCTGCTGCTGCGCGCGGTGGAGGAGGACCCGCGCAGCCATCAGCAGATCCGCGACGCACGGGTGGTGGAGGCCTGCCAGTTTGTTACCCGCAACCTGGCGGCCGAGGTGAAAATTGAGGACGTGGCGAAGCACGTCTGCCTGTCGCCGTCGCGCCTGGCGCACCTGTTCCGCGAACAGATGGGGGTTAACCTGCTGCGCTGGCGGGAAGATCAGCGGGTGATCCGCGCCCGGCTGCTGCTGCAGACCACCCAGGAGCCGATCGCCAGCATCGGCCGCGAAGTCGGCTACGACGATCAGCTCTACTTCTCGCGGGTGTTTCGTAAGCGGGTCGGGGTCAGCCCCAGCGACTTCCGCCGCCGCAGCCTCGACGCGCACGATGCGCTGGTGGCACAGGAGACCTGGCACCCGCCGCGCCGGGTGAATGAAGGCTAAACCAGACGATCCGCCACGCGTTTGCGGATCGACGCTTTTTCGGCGTCGCTGAGGAAGGCGATCTTCAGGCCGTTTTCCTGCGCGGTGCGTATCTGCTGCTGGCTCAGGCCGGCGGCCGGGGCGGCCACCCGGTACTCGTGGCCGATCTCAATGCCCTGAACCGCCGGATCGTCGGTGTTGATGGTCGCCAGGATGCCGTGATCGAGGAACGACTTCAGCGGATGCTGCGCCAGCGAAGCGACGGTGCTGGTCTGAATATTTGAGGTCAGGCAGGACTCCATACCGATGCCGTGTTCGGCCAGGTAGTCCATCATCGTCGGGTCGGTAATCGCCTTCACGCCGTGGCCGATGCGCTCAGCGCCCAGCTCACGGATCGCCTGCCAGATGCTCGCCGCGCCTGCCGCTTCACCGGCGTGTACGGTAATACGCAGCCCGGCGTCACGCGCGCGGGTAAAGTGGCTGAGGAAACGTTCGCCGGGGAAGCCCAGCTCGTCACCGGCCAGGTCCAGCGCGGTAATGCCGCTGCGGTGCGCCAGCAGCGCGTCCAGCTCGCGCAGGCAGGCGTCTTCGCCGAAGGTGCGGCTCATAATCCCTGTCAGGCGCACGTCGATATTGTGCTTCGCCACGCCGGCTTTAATGCCGTCGATCACCGCTTCCACCACGCCCGCTACCGGCAGGTTGTGGGTCATCGCCATATAACCGGGGGAGAAGCGCAGCTCGGCGTAGTCGATGCCCGCGCGCGCCGCGTCTTCGACGTTCTCAAGCGCCACCCGGCGGCAGGCGTCGAGCGAACCCAGCACCTTCACGCCCCAGTCCAGCTTGTTCAGGAAGCTGACCAGGTCCGGCTCGGTCTCCATCACCTGCACGTGCGGGCGCAGCTGCTCCAGCGTGCT
This portion of the Erwinia sp. E602 genome encodes:
- the add gene encoding adenosine deaminase — translated: MIDSQLPLTDIHRHLDGNIRAQTILDLGREFNLTLPASTLEQLRPHVQVMETEPDLVSFLNKLDWGVKVLGSLDACRRVALENVEDAARAGIDYAELRFSPGYMAMTHNLPVAGVVEAVIDGIKAGVAKHNIDVRLTGIMSRTFGEDACLRELDALLAHRSGITALDLAGDELGFPGERFLSHFTRARDAGLRITVHAGEAAGAASIWQAIRELGAERIGHGVKAITDPTMMDYLAEHGIGMESCLTSNIQTSTVASLAQHPLKSFLDHGILATINTDDPAVQGIEIGHEYRVAAPAAGLSQQQIRTAQENGLKIAFLSDAEKASIRKRVADRLV
- the araH gene encoding L-arabinose ABC transporter permease AraH, with translation MSVTTTSGPAAAKRFSLGRIWDNFGMLVVFAALFLACTLFVPNFASLINMKGLGLAISMSGMVACGMLFCLASGDFDLSVASVIACAGVTCAVVINLSESLWIGVGAGLLLGVACGFVNGFVIAKLKINALITTLATMQIVRGLAYIFSDGKAVGIEDERFFALGYASWLGVPAPVWLTIITLALFAFLLNKTTFGRNTLAIGGNEEAARLAGVPVVRTRIIIFILSGLVSAAAGIILASRMTSGQPMTSLGYELIVISACVLGGVSLKGGIGKISYVIAGVLILGTVENAMNLLNISPFSQYVVRGLILLAAVVFDRYKQKAKQA
- the araC gene encoding arabinose operon transcriptional regulator AraC; amino-acid sequence: MYHRLAPVAQSNPLLPGYQFGAWLVAGLTPIAADGPLDFFIDRPHGMKGYILNLTIKGRGQVFDGETEFDCEPGDLLLFQPQTPHLYGRSPGSDAWHHRWVYFRPRAYWNDWLQWQDNGQGVGRLRLPESLREEFDRLFAGIEQTHNSGRRFAEELAMNLLERLLLRAVEEDPRSHQQIRDARVVEACQFVTRNLAAEVKIEDVAKHVCLSPSRLAHLFREQMGVNLLRWREDQRVIRARLLLQTTQEPIASIGREVGYDDQLYFSRVFRKRVGVSPSDFRRRSLDAHDALVAQETWHPPRRVNEG
- the araG gene encoding L-arabinose ABC transporter ATP-binding protein AraG, which produces MQQQPAYLSFHGIGKTFPGVKALQDIGFECHAGQVHALMGENGAGKSTLLKILSGSYQPSAGEIRLQGQPVKFPTTVAALNAGVAIIYQELHLVPEMTVAENIYLGQLPARAGLVNHARLRADARVQLQALGMDIDPDLPLKYLSLGQWQMVEIAKALARNARVIAFDEPTSSLSAREIDQLFRVIRQLRAEGRVVLYVSHRMEEIFALSDAITVFKDGRYVRTFTDMATTDNDQLVQAMVGRDIGDIYGYRPRPHGEVRLQLEAVQAKGVRCPISFSVRAGEIVGLFGLVGAGRSELMKGLFGATRLTGGQLKLDGDNVTLREPIEAIRAGIMLCPEDRKADGIIPVHSVRDNINISARRNNLTASGLIDKRWEARNAGEHIRSLKIRTPSAEQLIMNLSGGNQQKAILGRWLSEEMKVILLDEPTRGIDVGAKNEIYQLIYALAERGIAVLFASSDLPEVMGLADRILVMREGEIAGELAHDDATEALTLSLAMPKTAKPASRVA